Proteins encoded together in one Candidatus Xianfuyuplasma coldseepsis window:
- the ybeY gene encoding rRNA maturation RNase YbeY, whose translation MKINIVNYFSDQSYPVIERVLQIGSKMLKKESYSITIILVDDEEITALNSQYRDKSQPTDVLTFPDGYMHHLGDVFISMETCERQAIIYEHSLERELGFLAVHGLLHTLGYDHHTPEEETEMFQLQEQILQQANVVR comes from the coding sequence ATGAAAATAAATATCGTAAATTATTTTAGTGACCAATCGTATCCTGTTATCGAACGCGTGTTACAAATTGGCAGCAAGATGCTTAAAAAAGAATCCTATTCGATTACAATCATTCTTGTTGATGATGAAGAAATTACCGCGTTGAACAGCCAGTATCGTGATAAATCACAACCCACAGATGTGCTGACGTTTCCGGATGGATACATGCATCATCTCGGTGATGTATTTATCTCTATGGAAACCTGTGAACGACAGGCCATTATATATGAACATTCCCTTGAACGTGAGCTTGGTTTTCTTGCGGTTCATGGATTGTTGCATACACTCGGGTATGATCATCATACACCCGAAGAAGAAACGGAAATGTTTCAATTACAAGAACAAATATTGCAACAAGCAAATGTAGTAAGGTAG
- a CDS encoding PhoH family protein, translating into MVIGNQDRNISVLGSMYNIKIFSKGEDIYIDTNDEAMVDKMNQIFFVLMKIVNHNVVISERDIIYIAKLMEQMSADDIFELYTNRLLITKTVSGRPIYAKTLNQRHYIQAIKKNDLVFGIGPAGTGKTYVAVMNAISRLKDGSVKKLILTRPAVEAGENLGFLPGDLKEKIDPYLRPLYDALYEALGTKQTEEMIEKGIIEIAPLAYMRGRTLENAYVILDEAQNTTTNQMKLFLTRMGFNSKMVVTGDITQIDLPKKTNSGLVQAIHLLEAVDGIEIITFERVDVIRHPLVQKVLERYENYENKYRKLF; encoded by the coding sequence ATGGTAATAGGGAATCAAGATCGCAACATCAGTGTCTTGGGTTCAATGTACAATATCAAGATTTTTTCCAAAGGTGAGGATATCTATATTGATACGAATGATGAAGCCATGGTTGATAAGATGAATCAAATTTTCTTTGTCTTGATGAAAATCGTCAACCACAATGTCGTTATCAGTGAACGAGATATCATTTATATTGCCAAATTGATGGAGCAGATGTCGGCCGATGATATTTTTGAACTGTACACCAATCGACTGTTGATTACAAAGACGGTTAGTGGTCGTCCGATTTATGCAAAGACATTGAATCAACGCCATTATATCCAAGCGATCAAGAAAAACGATTTGGTGTTTGGAATTGGTCCAGCTGGAACTGGGAAAACCTATGTTGCAGTGATGAATGCGATCAGTCGTCTGAAAGATGGTAGTGTTAAAAAGTTAATCCTGACGCGTCCTGCTGTTGAAGCTGGAGAAAACTTAGGGTTTCTACCAGGTGATTTAAAGGAAAAAATTGATCCGTATTTACGGCCGCTCTATGATGCGCTTTATGAAGCGCTCGGGACGAAACAAACGGAAGAGATGATTGAAAAAGGCATCATTGAAATAGCACCTCTCGCCTATATGCGTGGTCGTACACTCGAAAATGCATATGTCATTCTAGACGAAGCGCAAAATACAACGACCAATCAAATGAAACTGTTTTTAACGCGGATGGGGTTTAATTCGAAGATGGTCGTTACCGGAGATATCACCCAAATTGATTTACCGAAAAAGACCAATAGTGGACTTGTCCAAGCCATTCATTTATTAGAAGCAGTCGATGGAATTGAAATCATTACCTTTGAACGGGTTGATGTCATTCGTCATCCATTGGTACAAAAAGTACTAGAACGGTATGAAAACTATGAAAATAAATATCGTAAATTATTTTAG
- the cdd gene encoding cytidine deaminase translates to MNDLYEQAKNVLSNSYSKYSGFKVAAAIRLHDGTIITGVNVENASFGLTNCAERTALYTAYTKGYRKEDIKEMVITTEKDHLVSPCGACRQVMSELMTPDVPIHLVTNNGSVTTVSNKELLPLAFDESDL, encoded by the coding sequence ATGAACGATTTATATGAACAAGCAAAAAACGTGTTATCCAACTCCTATTCGAAGTACTCGGGGTTTAAGGTTGCTGCGGCAATTCGTTTACATGATGGAACAATTATTACCGGAGTCAACGTTGAAAATGCTTCTTTTGGCTTAACCAATTGTGCGGAACGGACAGCTTTGTATACCGCTTATACGAAAGGGTATCGAAAAGAGGATATCAAAGAAATGGTAATCACAACTGAGAAAGATCATCTTGTTAGTCCGTGTGGTGCTTGTCGTCAAGTGATGAGTGAACTGATGACGCCGGATGTTCCGATTCATCTCGTTACAAACAATGGATCGGTTACCACCGTGTCCAATAAAGAGCTACTACCCCTTGCCTTTGATGAAAGTGATCTCTAA
- a CDS encoding RsmE family RNA methyltransferase, whose translation MQRYFIDKEIIPHQVIELVENYHHIKHVIRFSTGSNIILCDSKGQCYDSVITDFTDHSVRCIPNALLTSSESSIDVDIAQGLIRRERLEYMIQKSTELGVRHIFPTIMTRSIVKIEPAKESQKLKRWNTIAKEASEQSHRSEKAQVLPIHDLRDIPFKNYDVIIVAYEDVEEHQTLPQTLAKPYQSILLVIGPEGGLGPKDIAILKHQPNAHFVSLGHRILRSETASSYLLSVISYLYEMGSF comes from the coding sequence ATGCAACGGTATTTTATCGACAAAGAAATAATTCCCCATCAAGTCATAGAGCTTGTGGAAAACTATCATCACATAAAGCATGTGATCCGTTTTTCAACGGGTTCAAATATCATCTTATGTGATTCAAAGGGACAATGTTACGATAGTGTTATTACGGATTTTACCGATCATAGTGTTCGCTGTATACCAAATGCATTATTAACCTCATCCGAATCCAGTATTGACGTTGATATCGCGCAAGGACTCATTCGACGCGAACGTCTTGAATATATGATTCAAAAGAGTACAGAACTCGGTGTACGTCACATATTTCCTACGATCATGACGCGATCCATTGTGAAAATAGAACCGGCGAAAGAATCACAGAAACTCAAACGGTGGAATACAATTGCTAAAGAAGCCAGCGAGCAATCGCATCGATCCGAAAAAGCACAGGTATTGCCAATCCATGACCTTCGTGATATACCATTCAAGAACTATGATGTTATAATTGTGGCTTATGAAGATGTTGAAGAACACCAGACCTTACCACAGACATTGGCGAAACCATACCAATCCATATTGTTAGTAATTGGACCTGAGGGTGGATTAGGTCCTAAAGATATTGCTATCTTAAAGCACCAACCTAATGCTCATTTTGTGAGCCTGGGTCATCGAATATTACGAAGTGAAACAGCCTCAAGCTATCTCTTGAGTGTTATCTCCTACTTGTATGAAATGGGGTCGTTTTAA
- the mtaB gene encoding tRNA (N(6)-L-threonylcarbamoyladenosine(37)-C(2))-methylthiotransferase MtaB: MNIAFHTLGCKVNTYETESVWTLFEQAGYTRVKPSEYADVYVINTCTVTNQGDAKSRKVIRQLIKKNPEAIIAVMGCYAQIDPDTIRAIDGVDIIIGTKQRERLVMLVEEYRRKRQQIEEVTDVSRYRVFDETHVTHFTENTRAFLKIQDGCNNFCSYCIIPFARGPVRSRDPKSVLQEAADLVRNGYQEIVLTGIHTGGYGTDLENYSLYQLLQDLIHIEGLNRLRISSIEINELTDDIISLIARSKQFANHLHIPLQSGSDAILQAMRRKYTTAQFQQRIQEIRQKIPNIAITTDVIVGFPGETDDHFLEMKECIKTMAFSELHVFPYSKRNGTKAALLSNQINGVVKSIRVNELLQLNEELATNYIAQQEELSVLFETSDDQYTYGHSDTYIYVKTPRNTTLHNQIVTCTVVTKNYKDVLVKIKKVEQ, encoded by the coding sequence ATGAATATCGCATTTCACACATTAGGTTGTAAAGTCAATACGTATGAGACAGAGAGTGTTTGGACCTTATTTGAGCAAGCGGGGTATACTCGAGTAAAACCATCAGAATATGCGGATGTGTATGTGATTAACACTTGCACCGTTACCAATCAAGGCGATGCGAAAAGTCGAAAAGTCATCCGACAACTAATCAAAAAGAATCCCGAGGCAATTATTGCGGTTATGGGTTGCTATGCCCAGATCGATCCCGATACCATTCGGGCAATTGATGGAGTGGATATTATCATTGGTACCAAACAGCGAGAACGATTGGTGATGTTGGTCGAAGAATATCGTCGAAAGCGCCAGCAAATTGAAGAGGTTACCGATGTATCAAGATATCGCGTATTTGATGAAACACATGTTACACATTTCACGGAAAATACACGAGCGTTTCTCAAAATACAAGACGGATGCAACAACTTTTGCAGTTATTGCATTATTCCCTTTGCCCGTGGTCCTGTACGGTCACGTGACCCAAAAAGCGTCCTTCAAGAAGCAGCCGATTTGGTTCGAAATGGGTATCAAGAAATCGTATTAACTGGGATTCACACAGGCGGGTATGGAACGGATTTAGAGAACTATAGTTTATACCAATTGCTACAGGATTTGATACACATCGAGGGTCTAAATCGACTGCGAATTTCGTCGATTGAAATCAATGAGTTAACCGACGATATTATTTCATTGATTGCTCGTTCGAAGCAGTTTGCGAACCATCTACACATTCCCCTTCAATCTGGTAGTGATGCTATTTTACAAGCCATGCGACGAAAGTATACCACAGCACAATTTCAACAGCGAATTCAAGAAATTCGACAAAAAATACCGAATATAGCGATTACTACGGATGTAATTGTGGGATTTCCTGGTGAAACCGATGACCATTTTTTAGAGATGAAAGAGTGTATTAAAACGATGGCGTTTTCGGAACTACATGTATTCCCATATTCGAAACGAAATGGTACAAAAGCTGCGTTGTTGTCCAATCAGATTAACGGTGTTGTCAAATCGATTCGCGTTAATGAACTGTTACAATTAAACGAAGAACTTGCTACGAATTATATCGCCCAACAAGAAGAGCTTAGTGTCTTGTTTGAGACATCAGATGATCAATATACATATGGCCATAGTGATACCTATATTTATGTGAAAACACCGCGTAATACAACGCTGCATAATCAAATCGTTACTTGTACAGTTGTGACCAAAAATTATAAAGATGTACTTGTTAAAATCAAAAAAGTTGAACAATGA
- the rpsU gene encoding 30S ribosomal protein S21: protein MPKTVVKDNETIEDALRRFKRDVSRSGTLQEARKREYYLKPSISKKMRRKANAKKRG, encoded by the coding sequence ATGCCAAAAACTGTAGTTAAGGATAACGAAACTATCGAAGATGCTTTACGTCGTTTTAAACGTGACGTTTCTCGATCCGGTACCCTGCAAGAAGCTCGCAAACGAGAGTATTACTTAAAACCTAGTATTTCAAAGAAAATGCGTCGCAAAGCAAACGCTAAAAAACGAGGATAA